One segment of Anatilimnocola aggregata DNA contains the following:
- a CDS encoding hybrid sensor histidine kinase/response regulator, whose protein sequence is MNAADNELIDIFIIESTESLADLDQRLLAIETAGEAADPELVNQLFRAVHSVKGVAGFLGFEKIIQVAHHLESALSLVRSRQLIINEDSIETLLAGGDLLRRLVQDARQSGNYDAQDMINALQRLNQSCKASAEQQLESAESGVAALQAEFTAVPGAIANPTAPRASNENLAATAAAPEASIRVPVPVLERLMNLAGELVLTRNQMLQVIGADRRRSLSGLGNRLDQVTSELHDAIMSARMQQVGTVLNRFPRLVRDLNRRLNKQCVLQIEGAEVELDRTILEAIGDPLTHLVRNSVDHGLEMPHERVAAGKSPEGALLLRAFHEAGKVHITLSDDGKGINVQRVREKAISRGLISAEQAASLSHREVVQLIFQPGFSTAETVTDVSGRGVGMDVVKTSIQRVGGTVEIESTPNQGTTVHISLPLTLAIIPSWIVTQSNFRFAIPESAIIELVRPQAGDSNLRVETYAGRLALRWRDSLLPLLRMNDVLPANMQQADKRTAGTPQNIVIVETGRRRFGLAVDSVEGPEQIVVKALGRHLRDFKMLAGAAVLGDGSIAYVLDIAGLGAQTNLKSGKDTSRAVTEVAGEEQELQTVLLIRNGAGKLLAVPRPMITRIERIDTTQIKTTGSLRTLTYRVGTLPIVEVVDAGQPQQSLNQNAYVLVFNSAGREAGLLAHELVDVCEASTNVDTTLFYGNGLMGSLTIDGELTRLIDVYELLDCQLQQAHSNCRAEKLADEPSGVVLLAEDSAFIRQQVGRVVKAAGYHVIMAENGLKAWELLQAQPELFDVVLTDIEMPVMNGYEFCTRIRGDERFAKLPVIALTSLNSDEQIHKGAEAGID, encoded by the coding sequence ATGAACGCCGCCGATAACGAACTCATCGATATCTTCATTATCGAATCGACCGAAAGCCTGGCCGACCTCGACCAGCGTTTGCTGGCCATCGAGACCGCGGGAGAAGCTGCGGACCCGGAACTTGTGAATCAGCTGTTCCGCGCGGTTCACTCGGTCAAAGGTGTGGCCGGCTTCCTGGGATTCGAAAAGATCATTCAAGTTGCGCATCATTTGGAAAGTGCGCTGAGCCTGGTGCGCAGTCGCCAGTTGATAATTAACGAAGACAGCATCGAAACGCTGCTGGCCGGTGGCGATTTGCTTCGCCGCCTGGTGCAAGATGCTCGTCAAAGTGGCAACTACGATGCGCAGGATATGATCAATGCCCTGCAGCGATTGAATCAATCGTGCAAAGCTTCGGCCGAACAGCAACTCGAATCAGCTGAGTCTGGTGTTGCCGCACTGCAGGCGGAATTCACTGCAGTTCCAGGCGCAATCGCAAATCCAACAGCGCCCCGGGCCAGCAACGAGAATCTGGCAGCAACTGCTGCCGCGCCCGAAGCCAGCATTCGTGTCCCCGTGCCGGTGCTTGAACGGCTGATGAACCTGGCCGGCGAGTTGGTGCTGACCCGCAATCAAATGCTGCAAGTGATTGGGGCCGATCGTCGTCGGAGTCTGTCTGGACTCGGAAATCGTCTCGATCAGGTGACGAGCGAACTGCACGACGCCATCATGAGTGCGCGGATGCAACAGGTCGGTACAGTTCTCAATCGCTTTCCACGCCTGGTGCGCGACTTGAACCGCCGGTTGAACAAACAGTGCGTGCTGCAAATTGAAGGAGCTGAAGTCGAACTCGACCGCACGATTCTCGAAGCAATTGGCGATCCCCTTACGCACCTGGTGCGGAATTCGGTCGATCACGGCCTGGAGATGCCGCATGAACGGGTCGCTGCAGGGAAGTCGCCCGAAGGGGCGCTGCTGCTGCGCGCTTTTCACGAAGCAGGCAAAGTTCACATCACCTTGAGCGATGATGGCAAGGGAATCAACGTTCAGCGGGTGCGCGAGAAGGCAATCAGCCGCGGCTTGATCAGTGCGGAACAAGCGGCGTCGCTCTCGCACCGAGAAGTAGTGCAGCTGATTTTTCAACCTGGGTTCTCTACTGCTGAGACTGTGACCGACGTTAGTGGCCGCGGCGTGGGGATGGACGTCGTCAAAACAAGCATTCAGCGCGTGGGTGGTACGGTTGAAATTGAAAGCACGCCCAATCAAGGGACGACGGTTCACATCTCGCTGCCGCTTACTTTGGCAATTATCCCGTCTTGGATCGTCACCCAGAGCAACTTTCGTTTCGCGATTCCCGAATCGGCCATTATCGAACTAGTACGCCCGCAAGCGGGGGACAGCAATCTGCGCGTCGAGACCTATGCCGGTCGCCTGGCACTGCGCTGGCGAGATTCGCTGCTGCCACTACTGCGGATGAACGATGTGCTCCCCGCCAACATGCAACAGGCAGACAAGCGAACTGCAGGCACTCCGCAGAACATTGTGATTGTCGAGACTGGCCGGCGTCGCTTTGGTCTGGCGGTTGACTCGGTCGAAGGGCCGGAGCAAATCGTGGTGAAGGCCCTCGGTCGTCATTTGCGCGATTTCAAGATGCTCGCCGGCGCTGCGGTTCTGGGCGATGGCAGCATCGCGTACGTGCTTGATATCGCAGGTCTGGGCGCTCAGACGAATTTGAAAAGCGGTAAAGACACCAGCCGCGCGGTTACCGAAGTTGCGGGAGAAGAGCAAGAACTGCAAACGGTGCTATTGATTCGCAATGGTGCGGGTAAGTTGCTGGCCGTGCCACGACCGATGATTACTCGCATCGAGCGAATCGATACCACGCAAATCAAGACCACGGGCTCACTCCGCACGCTTACCTATCGCGTGGGCACGCTGCCGATTGTTGAGGTTGTCGATGCTGGTCAGCCACAGCAGTCGCTCAATCAAAATGCTTACGTCCTCGTCTTCAATTCGGCAGGTCGCGAAGCCGGCCTGCTTGCACATGAACTGGTCGATGTTTGCGAAGCGTCTACGAATGTCGATACGACCCTCTTCTACGGCAATGGCCTGATGGGTTCGCTGACGATCGACGGCGAGTTGACTCGCCTGATCGATGTCTACGAACTGCTCGATTGTCAGTTGCAACAAGCTCACTCGAATTGTCGAGCGGAGAAACTAGCTGACGAGCCGAGCGGCGTTGTGTTGCTGGCGGAAGACTCCGCCTTCATTCGTCAGCAGGTGGGGCGCGTGGTCAAGGCAGCCGGTTATCACGTGATTATGGCCGAGAATGGCCTGAAAGCGTGGGAACTGCTGCAAGCTCAACCCGAATTGTTCGACGTTGTTCTGACCGATATCGAAATGCCAGTGATGAATGGCTATGAGTTCTGTACTCGCATTCGCGGCGACGAACGATTTGCCAAGCTACCAGTCATCGCGCTCACGTCGCTCAACAGCGATGAGCAAATTCATAAGGGCGCAGAAGCGGGCATCGATTAA
- a CDS encoding methyl-accepting chemotaxis protein, whose amino-acid sequence MSTPQTEKFNPETVAELTSTLDKVMNKTIAAIDTVNDQIRVLALNARIEAARAGDAGKAFNIVAMEIAGLSNSSARVVANLKQRSGKTLARIGKVSAQMTTAFKGTRLSDLALMNIDLIDRNLYERSCDVRWWATDASLVNALTQRTPEAYNFASQRMGVILDSYTVYYDLVLCDLSGQIIANGRPDQYRSQGTEHASSPWFQAALATRSGREFGFQSVHRSAAVNNRLSLVYSCVVREGGDVNGRPLGVLGIVFNWESLAQAIVNGVSLDADEKRRSRVCIVDDSGRVLADSAGRVLDDVIDFADRSQLFARKKDYTVSTVGNKACCIAHALSPGYETYATGWHSLIIQEVRASSSAGRRSLAAKKKKRRQRELARS is encoded by the coding sequence ATGAGCACTCCGCAAACCGAAAAATTCAATCCCGAAACCGTCGCCGAACTCACCAGCACGCTCGATAAGGTGATGAACAAGACGATCGCCGCAATCGACACCGTCAACGACCAAATTCGCGTACTCGCGCTCAATGCCCGCATCGAAGCGGCTCGCGCGGGTGACGCCGGCAAGGCCTTCAACATTGTTGCCATGGAAATCGCCGGCCTTTCGAACAGTTCAGCCCGCGTGGTTGCGAACCTGAAGCAACGGTCGGGAAAGACTCTTGCCCGCATCGGCAAGGTCAGCGCACAGATGACGACCGCGTTCAAAGGAACTCGCCTGTCCGACCTCGCGCTGATGAACATCGACCTGATCGACCGCAATCTCTACGAACGTTCCTGCGATGTGCGCTGGTGGGCGACAGACGCCAGCCTGGTGAACGCCCTCACGCAGCGGACACCGGAGGCTTACAACTTCGCCTCGCAGCGAATGGGTGTGATCCTCGATTCCTACACCGTCTATTACGACCTGGTGCTTTGCGACCTGAGCGGACAGATCATCGCCAACGGTCGCCCCGATCAATATCGTTCGCAAGGCACCGAGCACGCCTCGAGCCCTTGGTTTCAGGCCGCGCTCGCCACGCGCAGCGGCCGCGAGTTTGGCTTTCAAAGTGTGCACCGGAGTGCCGCGGTGAACAATCGCCTGTCACTCGTCTATTCGTGCGTCGTCCGCGAAGGGGGCGATGTGAATGGTCGACCGCTGGGGGTGCTGGGCATCGTCTTCAATTGGGAATCGCTGGCTCAGGCCATTGTAAATGGCGTCTCGCTCGATGCCGACGAGAAGCGCCGCTCGCGCGTTTGCATCGTCGATGACTCAGGGCGGGTGCTGGCCGATTCTGCAGGGCGAGTACTCGACGATGTGATCGACTTTGCCGATCGCAGCCAATTGTTCGCCCGCAAGAAGGACTACACGGTTTCGACCGTCGGTAACAAGGCTTGCTGCATCGCGCACGCCCTCTCCCCTGGTTACGAGACCTATGCCACGGGGTGGCACTCGCTCATCATTCAAGAAGTGCGGGCGTCGTCGTCAGCCGGTCGTCGCAGCCTGGCTGCAAAAAAGAAAAAACGCCGTCAGCGCGAACTGGCTCGCAGTTAA